One window from the genome of [Mycobacterium] stephanolepidis encodes:
- the hemB gene encoding porphobilinogen synthase, whose product MSFPYQRPRRLRATPAIRRLVAETTLAPRQLVLPMFVADGVAESRPIASMPGVVQHSIESLRRAAEDAVKAGVGGLMLFGVPEEKDKDATGSAGLDPQGILNRALSILSADLGDSTVLMADTCLDEFTDHGHCGVLDAAGRVDNDVTLKQYADMAVAQANSGAHVVGPSGMMDGQVAAIRDGLDAAGHTDVIILAYAAKYASAFYGPFREAVGSSLQGDRRTYQQDVANGREALREAELDVEEGADILMVKPAMAYLDVLRQVADVSPVPVAAYQVSGEYSMICAAAQNNWIDLQAMALETLTSIRRAGADIVLTYWAADVAGWLE is encoded by the coding sequence GTGTCTTTTCCTTACCAGCGTCCGCGCCGGCTCAGAGCCACCCCGGCGATCCGCCGGTTGGTAGCCGAGACGACGCTGGCACCGCGGCAGTTGGTATTGCCGATGTTCGTGGCCGACGGGGTGGCCGAATCGCGCCCCATAGCGTCCATGCCGGGCGTGGTGCAGCACAGCATCGAATCCTTGCGCCGGGCCGCCGAGGACGCGGTGAAGGCCGGTGTCGGCGGACTCATGTTGTTCGGAGTTCCCGAGGAGAAGGACAAGGACGCCACCGGCAGCGCCGGGCTGGATCCGCAGGGCATCCTCAACCGGGCTTTGTCGATCCTCTCCGCCGACCTCGGCGACTCCACGGTGCTGATGGCCGATACCTGCCTCGACGAGTTCACCGATCACGGCCATTGCGGGGTACTGGATGCCGCGGGCCGGGTGGACAATGACGTGACACTCAAGCAGTACGCGGATATGGCGGTAGCGCAGGCGAATTCGGGTGCGCATGTGGTGGGCCCGAGCGGCATGATGGACGGTCAGGTGGCCGCCATTCGTGACGGACTGGATGCCGCCGGGCACACCGACGTCATCATTTTGGCGTACGCGGCCAAGTACGCTTCGGCGTTCTATGGGCCGTTCCGCGAGGCGGTGGGGTCGTCGCTGCAGGGAGATCGGCGTACCTACCAGCAGGACGTGGCGAACGGCCGGGAAGCCTTACGCGAGGCCGAGCTCGATGTCGAGGAGGGCGCCGACATCCTCATGGTGAAACCGGCGATGGCCTACCTCGATGTGCTCCGTCAGGTGGCCGACGTATCGCCGGTGCCGGTGGCGGCATACCAGGTGTCGGGTGAGTACTCGATGATCTGCGCTGCGGCTCAGAACAATTGGATCGACTTGCAGGCCATGGCACTGGAGACGTTGACCTCGATCCGGCGCGCGGGGGCTGACATCGTGCTGACGTACTGGGCCGCGGACGTCGCGGGCTGGTTGGAGTAG
- the hemC gene encoding hydroxymethylbilane synthase, with amino-acid sequence MIRIGTRGSLLATTQAGVIRDALRAKGHEAELVIVTTAGDQSSAPVEQIGVGVFTAALREAIADNVVDVAVHSYKDLPTAADPRFVIAAIPPREDYRDALVARDGLVLGELPTGSVIGTSSPRRAAQLRALGLGLEIRPLRGNLDTRLSRVSNGDLDAVVVARAGLARIGRLDRITETLEPVQVLPAPAQGALAVECRSEVTDLVAVLAELDHADTRAAVTAERALLAELEAGCTAPVGAIAEVVESIDEDGRVFDELSLRGCAAALDGSDVIRASGIGTPDRAAELGLAVARELLDLGARALMTAE; translated from the coding sequence ATGATCCGAATTGGCACCCGCGGCAGTCTGTTAGCGACGACTCAAGCCGGGGTTATCCGGGATGCGCTGCGCGCCAAAGGACACGAGGCAGAGCTGGTAATCGTGACGACGGCCGGGGACCAGTCGTCGGCACCCGTCGAGCAAATCGGTGTGGGGGTCTTCACGGCCGCTCTGCGTGAGGCCATCGCCGATAACGTCGTCGACGTTGCCGTGCATTCCTACAAAGATTTGCCAACTGCGGCCGACCCGCGCTTCGTCATCGCCGCCATTCCGCCTCGTGAGGACTATCGGGACGCCCTCGTGGCCCGGGACGGACTGGTGCTGGGGGAGTTGCCGACGGGCTCGGTGATCGGTACCTCGTCCCCGCGGCGGGCCGCGCAGCTTAGAGCACTGGGTCTCGGTTTGGAAATTCGCCCCCTAAGAGGCAACCTGGATACCAGGTTGAGCAGGGTCTCCAATGGTGATCTTGATGCTGTGGTAGTCGCCCGGGCGGGTTTGGCCCGTATCGGACGTCTGGACCGCATCACCGAGACACTGGAACCGGTGCAGGTGTTGCCCGCGCCGGCTCAGGGAGCGCTGGCGGTGGAGTGCCGCAGTGAAGTCACCGATCTGGTGGCTGTACTGGCGGAACTCGATCACGCCGACACGCGCGCCGCGGTGACTGCCGAAAGGGCTCTGCTTGCCGAGCTGGAGGCGGGCTGTACCGCACCGGTTGGCGCGATCGCCGAGGTGGTCGAGTCGATTGATGAGGATGGCCGCGTCTTCGACGAACTGTCGTTGCGCGGATGTGCGGCGGCGCTGGACGGATCTGACGTGATTCGGGCCTCCGGGATTGGCACCCCCGATCGGGCCGCAGAGCTTGGGCTTGCGGTCGCGAGGGAGCTGCTCGATCTCGGTGCGCGAGCATTGATGACAGCTGAATAG
- a CDS encoding glutamyl-tRNA reductase — protein sequence MSVLLFGASHRSAPVPVLEKLAIGEADQPKIIEHILQSPLVTEVMVLSTCNRVEVYAVVEAFHGGLTVIGEAIARHAGMGMNELTKYAYVRYSEAAVEHLFAVASGLDSMVIGEQQVLGQVRNAYATAETHQAVGRVLHELSQSALRVGKRVHSETGIDAAGASVVSVALNLADGKLDGLPGRTAAVVGAGSMGSLATAQLIRAGIDNLWVVNRSAERAQRLAATAREAGVNAQAITLDHIDQALAQADVVVSCTGAVRPVISLADVHRALGGGRQLVFCDLGMPRDVDPTVAGLPGVVVVDMERIQREPTARAAADDAGAARQIVNDEVARYLTGERMAEVTPTVTALRQRAAEVVEAELLRLDGRLPSLAGAERDEVAKTVRRVVDKLLHAPTVRVKQLASAPGGDSYAEALRELFELDPHTVEAVATAGELPLATKELHEESR from the coding sequence GTGAGTGTCCTGCTGTTCGGAGCCTCGCACCGTAGCGCGCCTGTGCCGGTGCTGGAGAAGCTGGCGATTGGCGAGGCCGATCAGCCCAAGATCATCGAACACATTCTGCAATCACCCCTGGTCACAGAGGTCATGGTGCTCTCGACCTGCAACCGGGTCGAGGTATATGCCGTGGTTGAGGCCTTCCACGGCGGCCTGACCGTCATCGGTGAGGCGATCGCCCGCCACGCCGGCATGGGCATGAACGAGCTCACCAAATACGCCTACGTCCGGTACAGCGAGGCCGCCGTCGAGCACCTGTTCGCGGTGGCCAGCGGCCTGGATTCCATGGTGATCGGCGAGCAGCAGGTGCTGGGTCAGGTACGCAATGCGTATGCCACCGCCGAAACGCATCAGGCGGTGGGCCGGGTGCTGCACGAGCTGTCTCAAAGCGCGTTGCGTGTGGGTAAGCGAGTGCATTCGGAGACCGGTATCGACGCAGCCGGTGCCTCAGTGGTGTCGGTGGCACTGAATCTGGCGGACGGCAAGCTCGATGGTCTGCCCGGACGCACGGCCGCCGTGGTGGGTGCAGGCTCGATGGGCTCACTGGCGACCGCGCAGCTGATTCGCGCCGGGATCGACAATCTCTGGGTGGTGAACCGCAGTGCCGAGCGTGCGCAACGGCTCGCCGCGACCGCGCGCGAGGCGGGCGTGAACGCGCAGGCGATCACCCTGGACCATATCGACCAGGCGTTGGCACAGGCCGATGTGGTGGTTTCCTGCACCGGGGCGGTCCGGCCGGTGATCTCACTGGCCGATGTCCACCGCGCCCTGGGTGGTGGTCGTCAACTCGTATTCTGCGATCTGGGCATGCCGCGCGACGTCGATCCGACGGTGGCCGGGCTGCCCGGCGTCGTCGTGGTGGACATGGAACGTATCCAGCGTGAGCCCACCGCGCGTGCGGCGGCCGATGATGCGGGCGCTGCCCGTCAGATCGTCAACGACGAGGTGGCCCGATATCTGACCGGCGAGCGGATGGCCGAGGTCACCCCGACGGTCACCGCGTTGCGTCAGCGGGCCGCTGAAGTGGTGGAGGCCGAGCTGCTGCGGCTGGATGGCCGGCTGCCGAGCCTGGCGGGGGCCGAGCGCGACGAGGTCGCCAAGACAGTTCGCCGAGTCGTCGACAAGCTGTTGCACGCCCCCACGGTGCGGGTGAAGCAGCTGGCGTCGGCGCCCGGTGGTGACAGTTATGCCGAGGCGTTGCGCGAGCTCTTCGAGCTCGATCCGCATACCGTCGAGGCGGTGGCCACGGCCGGCGAATTGCCGCTCGCCACAAAGGAATTACACGAAGAGAGCCGATGA
- a CDS encoding glutaredoxin family protein, whose protein sequence is MTSLTLLTRVGCSACERAQRELVALADEFGVPLTVTDVDEAAITDSSLRAEFGDRLPVVLLDGQEHSYWEVDEPRLRADLKRDR, encoded by the coding sequence ATGACGTCACTAACGCTGCTGACACGTGTGGGGTGCTCTGCCTGCGAACGTGCGCAGCGTGAATTGGTGGCCCTGGCCGACGAGTTCGGGGTCCCACTCACGGTCACCGATGTGGATGAGGCCGCGATCACAGATTCGTCTTTGCGGGCGGAGTTCGGCGACCGGCTTCCGGTGGTGCTGCTGGACGGTCAGGAGCACAGCTATTGGGAAGTAGACGAGCCTCGGCTCCGGGCGGACCTGAAACGTGACCGATAA
- a CDS encoding bifunctional uroporphyrinogen-III C-methyltransferase/uroporphyrinogen-III synthase: protein MTRGRKKPGRILFVGSGPGDPGLLTVRARAVLTGATVAFTDPDVPHAVLDLVGSAVELPEPAPAKPAIGNDDAPTSSDVEAAVEPPLTIDIRPALGDPADVAKTLVAEAKNGVDVVRLVAGDPLSIDSVLAEVIAVTRTQVAFEILPGLSSSTAVPAYAGLPPGSAHTVADVRGDVDWAALAAAPGPLILHATPTHVPDAAKALIEHGLSDQTLVAVTAQGTTCAQRTVETTLASLIDGVPVDANDPHGPMTGALVLTIGRVVGGRSKLNWWESRALYGWTVLVPRTKDQAGEMSDKLVGYGALPVEVPTIAVEPPRSPAQMERAVKGLVDGRYQWVVFTSTNAVRAVWEKFAEFGLDARAFSGVKIACVGQATADKVRAFGINPELVPAGEQSSLGLLDEFPPYDDVFDPVNRVLLPRADIATETLAEGLRERGWEIDDVTAYRTVRAAPPAAQTREMIKTGGFDAVCFTSSSTVRNLVGIAGKPHARTIVACIGPKTAETAIEFGLRVDVQPETAAVGPLVEALAEHAARLRTEGALPPPRKKSRRR, encoded by the coding sequence GTGACCCGAGGGCGCAAGAAGCCAGGGCGCATCCTGTTCGTTGGTTCCGGGCCGGGAGATCCCGGTCTGTTGACCGTCCGGGCGCGCGCGGTACTCACCGGCGCCACGGTCGCGTTCACCGACCCCGATGTGCCGCACGCGGTACTAGATCTCGTCGGGTCCGCGGTCGAGCTTCCTGAACCCGCGCCCGCTAAACCCGCGATCGGCAACGATGACGCGCCCACGTCGAGTGACGTCGAGGCCGCTGTCGAGCCGCCGCTGACCATCGACATCCGCCCGGCGCTGGGCGATCCCGCCGATGTCGCCAAGACCCTGGTGGCTGAGGCCAAGAACGGTGTGGACGTCGTGCGGCTGGTCGCGGGCGATCCGCTCTCGATCGATTCGGTGCTGGCCGAGGTCATCGCGGTCACCCGTACCCAGGTCGCCTTCGAGATTCTGCCCGGTCTGTCGTCGAGCACCGCGGTGCCCGCCTACGCCGGTCTACCGCCGGGCTCTGCGCACACCGTCGCCGATGTACGCGGCGATGTGGACTGGGCGGCGCTGGCCGCTGCTCCGGGCCCGCTGATCCTGCACGCCACCCCCACGCATGTACCCGATGCCGCCAAGGCGCTCATCGAGCACGGCTTGTCCGACCAGACCCTGGTCGCGGTCACCGCGCAGGGCACCACCTGCGCACAGCGGACCGTGGAGACCACGCTGGCCTCGCTGATCGACGGTGTCCCGGTGGACGCCAACGATCCACACGGACCGATGACCGGTGCCCTGGTATTGACGATCGGCCGCGTGGTCGGTGGTCGCTCGAAGCTGAACTGGTGGGAGAGCCGCGCGCTGTATGGCTGGACCGTGCTGGTGCCGCGCACCAAGGATCAAGCGGGCGAGATGAGCGACAAGCTGGTCGGATACGGCGCTCTGCCGGTCGAGGTGCCCACCATCGCTGTCGAGCCGCCGCGTAGCCCGGCCCAGATGGAAAGGGCCGTCAAGGGCTTGGTCGACGGTCGCTACCAGTGGGTGGTGTTCACCTCCACCAACGCGGTGCGTGCGGTGTGGGAGAAGTTCGCCGAGTTCGGCCTGGACGCCCGTGCGTTCTCCGGTGTGAAGATCGCGTGTGTGGGTCAGGCCACCGCCGACAAGGTGCGCGCGTTCGGTATCAACCCCGAGTTGGTGCCCGCGGGCGAGCAGTCCTCGCTCGGTCTGCTTGACGAGTTCCCGCCCTATGACGACGTTTTCGATCCGGTGAACCGGGTGCTGTTGCCTCGCGCCGATATCGCCACCGAAACCCTCGCCGAGGGGCTGCGCGAGCGCGGCTGGGAAATCGACGACGTGACCGCGTACCGCACCGTGCGTGCGGCGCCGCCGGCGGCACAGACCCGCGAGATGATCAAGACCGGTGGATTTGACGCCGTGTGCTTCACGTCGAGCTCGACGGTTCGCAATCTGGTGGGTATCGCCGGTAAGCCGCATGCGCGCACCATCGTGGCCTGTATCGGACCGAAAACCGCGGAGACCGCGATCGAATTCGGGCTGCGTGTGGACGTGCAGCCGGAGACCGCCGCGGTCGGCCCGCTGGTCGAGGCCCTTGCCGAGCATGCCGCCCGGTTGCGCACCGAGGGCGCACTGCCGCCACCGCGCAAGAAGAGCCGTCGGCGCTAG